One part of the Thermoanaerobacterium sp. CMT5567-10 genome encodes these proteins:
- a CDS encoding DUF2892 domain-containing protein has product MKSNIGTVDKIIRYVIGIILLCLLFFLKGNARYWGLLGLIPILTAAFGYCPLYKIFGISTVKKDNKSEK; this is encoded by the coding sequence GTGAAATCCAATATAGGCACAGTAGACAAAATCATAAGATACGTAATTGGAATAATTTTGTTATGCTTGTTGTTTTTCTTAAAAGGCAATGCCAGATATTGGGGACTTCTTGGACTAATACCTATTCTTACAGCTGCATTTGGCTACTGTCCTTTGTATAAAATTTTCGGGATTAGTACAGTTAAAAAAGATAATAAGTCTGAAAAGTAA
- a CDS encoding DUF1646 family protein, whose protein sequence is MVNAILFAILIVILAVPFFIKFVEDNIEYFLFVMGILAVTVSGTMSWELVSHILKNHLLYLITAAVFISGLLFELFKDKIKKAVKSALNHISLKIFVFVLIVVLGLTSSIITAIVASLVLVEIVHTLPIRHKDKIVITVIACFSIGLGAALTPIGEPLSTLVISTLKADFFYLLRTIGIYIIPSIIVMGILGAFYVNKSTNDLSIKQDEEYFEEEKEIRKIESFRYILIRSIKIFIFLLALELLSAGFKPLVDNYIMHMDVRILYWINMISAVLDNATLAAAEISPAMDPEHIRAILMGLLISGGMLIPGNIPNIISAGKLEIKSREWAKIGIPLSMITLIVCYFIVFI, encoded by the coding sequence ATGGTTAATGCTATCTTGTTTGCAATATTAATAGTAATATTGGCAGTACCTTTTTTTATAAAGTTTGTGGAAGACAATATTGAGTACTTCCTTTTTGTCATGGGAATTTTGGCAGTTACTGTATCTGGTACAATGTCATGGGAACTTGTATCACATATATTAAAAAATCATCTTTTGTACCTTATAACGGCTGCAGTCTTCATAAGCGGTCTTTTATTTGAGCTTTTTAAAGACAAAATCAAGAAAGCAGTAAAATCAGCGCTAAATCACATATCCTTAAAAATTTTTGTATTTGTACTAATCGTTGTTTTGGGACTTACATCTAGCATCATTACTGCAATAGTGGCTTCATTAGTGCTAGTTGAAATAGTTCACACATTGCCAATACGCCATAAAGACAAAATAGTTATAACTGTCATCGCGTGCTTTTCAATCGGTTTGGGAGCTGCTTTAACACCTATAGGAGAACCACTGTCAACTTTGGTAATTTCAACTTTAAAAGCAGACTTTTTCTACCTCTTAAGAACAATTGGCATCTACATTATTCCAAGTATCATTGTAATGGGGATTTTAGGAGCTTTTTACGTTAATAAATCAACAAATGATTTAAGCATTAAACAGGATGAAGAGTACTTTGAAGAAGAAAAAGAAATAAGAAAAATAGAAAGCTTTCGCTATATATTGATACGCTCTATTAAAATCTTCATTTTCTTACTGGCTTTAGAACTTTTAAGCGCAGGATTTAAGCCTCTTGTTGATAATTATATAATGCATATGGATGTTCGTATTTTATACTGGATAAATATGATTTCAGCAGTTTTAGATAATGCAACATTGGCTGCAGCAGAAATAAGTCCGGCAATGGATCCAGAGCATATCCGTGCAATTCTCATGGGACTTTTAATAAGCGGTGGCATGTTGATCCCCGGAAATATACCTAATATAATATCAGCAGGCAAGTTAGAAATAAAAAGCCGCGAATGGGCAAAAATAGGAATTCCTCTTTCCATGATAACTTTAATAGTATGTTATTTTATAGTTTTTATATAA
- a CDS encoding fibronectin type III domain-containing protein, protein MKKFLSFLTALALGVSIFISPTSIFADSKTAGATNLPDHITLTWTQDPTTTQTITWRTDTTVNSGQVQYGKDPSLKDAKTIDATVQKFSSDLGDMNIHSATLTDLEPGTKYYYRVGYGNNFSSIYSFTTEAKDTNSFKFLIFGDSQSGIATDPQYGPWKTTIQNAFNANKDAKFFINVGDLVEIGQMYAHWNNWFDAAKSVIDTIPEMPVEGNHETYQSANYNSAKPKDFVSLFPVPQNGPDGLKGQVYSFDYGNAHIVMLDSQEDEEEGVSGDILESQKAWLDKDLSSTNKTWKIVFFHKTPYYNKATRSNEQIKAVFQPIIDKYHVDVVFNGHDHGYSRTYPIKNGQYVKSPADGTVYIVTGRSGNKYYPDLSQKVWDAFFYDPQDQPNYIVATINGNTLTIKAVKQDGTPIDTYSITKNPDGTETDSPVTVVPTKYNATMLTIYGNMLQQPFMSSNPKQINGKWYVPARAFMQYLGSNVDWNANGTINITYGKTQANIAIDSTTAQLNGKNLTIPDAVVSDNGLTWISADDLKALFGFNYKYDSNTNMLMFVK, encoded by the coding sequence ATGAAGAAGTTTTTATCATTCTTAACTGCATTAGCTTTGGGAGTCAGCATTTTCATATCACCAACTTCCATTTTCGCTGATTCAAAAACCGCCGGTGCAACTAATCTACCCGATCATATTACGCTTACATGGACACAAGACCCTACGACAACTCAGACAATTACTTGGAGGACAGATACGACGGTAAATTCAGGACAAGTTCAGTATGGAAAAGACCCATCATTAAAAGACGCAAAGACGATTGATGCGACAGTGCAAAAATTTTCATCAGATTTAGGCGATATGAACATTCACTCAGCAACTTTGACTGATTTAGAACCAGGAACTAAATACTACTACAGAGTCGGATATGGCAACAACTTTAGCAGCATATACAGTTTCACAACAGAAGCAAAAGATACAAATTCATTTAAATTTTTAATATTCGGTGACAGTCAAAGCGGTATCGCAACAGATCCGCAGTATGGTCCATGGAAGACCACAATTCAAAACGCATTTAATGCAAACAAAGATGCAAAATTTTTTATAAACGTGGGAGATTTGGTAGAAATTGGTCAAATGTATGCCCATTGGAATAACTGGTTTGATGCTGCAAAAAGTGTAATAGACACAATACCGGAGATGCCTGTTGAAGGAAACCACGAGACATACCAGTCAGCAAATTATAATTCAGCTAAACCAAAAGATTTTGTAAGTCTATTTCCAGTTCCGCAAAACGGTCCTGATGGTTTAAAAGGACAAGTTTACTCTTTTGATTACGGTAATGCTCATATAGTGATGCTTGACAGCCAAGAAGATGAAGAAGAAGGTGTTTCAGGTGATATCCTAGAATCACAAAAAGCATGGCTTGATAAAGATTTAAGCAGCACCAATAAAACATGGAAGATAGTTTTCTTTCATAAAACGCCTTACTACAATAAAGCAACTCGATCAAATGAACAGATAAAGGCAGTATTCCAACCTATAATTGACAAATACCATGTAGATGTAGTCTTCAATGGACATGACCACGGTTACTCACGAACATATCCAATCAAGAATGGCCAATATGTAAAAAGCCCTGCAGATGGAACTGTTTATATTGTGACAGGAAGAAGCGGCAATAAGTACTATCCTGATCTCTCACAGAAAGTATGGGATGCCTTTTTCTACGACCCACAAGACCAGCCAAACTACATTGTTGCTACCATTAATGGAAATACACTTACAATAAAAGCAGTAAAACAGGACGGAACACCTATCGACACGTATTCAATAACAAAAAACCCTGATGGAACGGAAACAGATTCACCTGTAACTGTCGTTCCAACAAAATACAATGCAACAATGCTAACTATATATGGCAATATGCTTCAGCAGCCATTTATGTCATCAAATCCAAAGCAAATAAATGGCAAATGGTATGTACCTGCAAGAGCGTTTATGCAATATTTAGGCAGCAATGTAGACTGGAATGCAAACGGCACAATCAATATAACATATGGGAAAACACAAGCAAATATAGCTATAGATAGCACTACAGCGCAATTAAACGGTAAAAATTTGACAATTCCAGATGCGGTAGTATCAGATAATGGTTTAACATGGATATCAGCAGACGACTTAAAAGCACTTTTTGGTTTTAACTATAAATACGATTCAAATACAAACATGCTTATGTTTGTAAAATAA
- the ytaF gene encoding sporulation membrane protein YtaF: protein MHFLYALFIALANNVDNISVRIAYSIRGIKITAIKNLWISLITFLISSIAAISGNLISGIFSKQLSSLLSMVLLASIGLWIMLEPYFKKNNTETDEIHKDGNKNIYIILKRPEKADIDNSKDIDFKEATMLGIALSINNIGGGISAGMIGLNSFFIGFFSALISFIALWIGNYVTDFLNRWNFNRKATVIAGLILILIGLKQII, encoded by the coding sequence ATGCACTTCTTATATGCACTATTTATAGCATTAGCAAACAATGTAGACAATATAAGTGTCAGAATAGCTTACAGCATAAGAGGAATAAAGATTACAGCAATAAAAAACTTATGGATATCATTGATAACTTTTCTCATCTCATCCATTGCTGCTATATCTGGAAACTTAATATCAGGGATATTTAGTAAACAACTAAGTTCATTATTAAGCATGGTATTGCTTGCTTCAATCGGTCTGTGGATAATGCTTGAACCATATTTCAAGAAAAATAATACAGAAACTGATGAGATTCACAAGGATGGAAATAAAAATATATATATCATATTAAAAAGACCCGAAAAAGCAGATATTGATAATTCAAAGGATATAGATTTTAAAGAGGCTACAATGCTTGGAATCGCCCTCTCAATAAACAACATAGGTGGCGGTATCAGCGCCGGCATGATAGGGCTCAACTCATTTTTCATTGGATTCTTTTCAGCGTTGATTAGCTTTATAGCCTTGTGGATTGGAAACTATGTAACTGACTTTTTAAACAGGTGGAACTTCAATAGAAAAGCCACAGTTATAGCAGGCTTGATATTAATACTTATAGGTCTTAAACAGATTATCTAA
- a CDS encoding M1 family metallopeptidase, whose translation MRGKKYIWSVILVIVIALLIYFAPLKSSNLTSYNMDIKYIDENKTIIGTETVDFINTDDVKLNKIYLHLYPNAFKDKDNVPFTKEEIGLAYPNGFKPGYIEINKITFDKDVPATYSIDKKTGEILKILLPKKLDKGDRIKFTIDFKVQIPPSQGRFGYGKNTVQVTNFYPILSVYDQNGWNNDPYYTLGDPFYSDVSNYSVRLTVPNDIVVASTGVIKSEKSHGNDYVLTIDAPNVRDFALVLSPKFKVAEEYVDGIKVKSYYFDEDVGLKALKYASDAIRFYNSYIGKYPYKQYSVAESDFYMGGMEYPNLVFISKDLYSKDNLFNLEYVIAHETAHQWWYGAVGNNEVKEAWLDEGLTEYTTIMYIERYYGKATADAVFKSIISGEFYKFSKANKDDAMVKTLGQFKDWNDYTNIVYNKGAMVFSELRGIIGDEKFKEVLNKYYSQYKYKNATTQNLIDVVDSVTGKDTGGFFAEWLD comes from the coding sequence ATGAGAGGTAAAAAGTATATCTGGTCGGTGATCCTAGTTATTGTCATTGCTCTTTTAATTTACTTTGCACCGCTTAAAAGTAGCAATCTTACATCGTACAATATGGACATCAAATACATTGATGAAAATAAGACGATAATTGGGACGGAGACAGTGGACTTTATAAATACAGATGATGTGAAATTAAATAAGATATACCTTCATTTGTATCCTAATGCATTTAAAGATAAAGATAATGTTCCATTTACGAAAGAAGAGATAGGATTGGCGTATCCAAATGGATTTAAGCCTGGATATATTGAGATAAACAAGATAACATTTGATAAAGATGTACCGGCTACATACAGCATTGATAAAAAGACAGGTGAAATTTTAAAAATACTTCTTCCTAAGAAATTAGACAAAGGCGATAGGATTAAATTTACTATTGACTTTAAAGTACAGATTCCTCCATCTCAAGGCAGGTTTGGTTACGGCAAAAACACCGTTCAGGTGACAAATTTCTATCCAATATTATCAGTGTACGACCAAAATGGATGGAACAATGATCCATACTATACACTTGGAGACCCATTTTATAGCGATGTCTCAAATTACAGCGTAAGGCTTACAGTTCCAAATGATATAGTGGTGGCATCCACAGGTGTGATAAAGTCTGAGAAAAGCCACGGAAATGATTATGTTTTAACGATAGATGCACCTAATGTAAGAGATTTTGCGCTTGTGTTGAGTCCCAAGTTTAAAGTCGCTGAAGAATACGTTGACGGTATAAAAGTTAAATCATATTATTTTGATGAAGACGTAGGATTGAAAGCATTGAAATACGCATCAGATGCCATAAGATTTTATAACAGCTACATAGGCAAATACCCGTATAAGCAGTACAGTGTTGCTGAATCAGATTTTTACATGGGCGGCATGGAATACCCAAATTTAGTTTTTATTTCAAAAGATCTTTATTCAAAGGATAACCTGTTTAATCTGGAGTATGTTATAGCGCATGAAACTGCGCATCAGTGGTGGTATGGAGCTGTTGGAAACAATGAAGTAAAGGAAGCATGGCTTGACGAAGGCCTTACGGAATATACAACAATTATGTATATCGAAAGGTATTACGGAAAAGCGACAGCAGATGCGGTGTTTAAGTCAATCATTTCAGGAGAATTTTACAAGTTTTCAAAGGCAAATAAAGATGATGCTATGGTGAAGACATTAGGACAATTTAAAGACTGGAATGATTATACAAATATCGTCTACAACAAAGGTGCTATGGTATTTAGTGAACTAAGGGGGATTATTGGTGATGAGAAGTTTAAAGAAGTCCTAAATAAGTATTACAGCCAGTATAAATATAAAAATGCCACTACGCAGAACCTAATAGACGTAGTGGACAGTGTAACTGGAAAGGATACAGGAGGATTCTTTGCCGAATGGCTTGATTAA
- a CDS encoding ATP-binding protein, with product MNNLVQEVLREYEMLRDKSLKEALMRRQEVYKKIPQISNIDEEIKDIGIEISKSIFLKPQKHKDLLENLRSRLNTLKKKKADLLRSNGYPETYMEQKFECNICKDTGYVNNKRCKCFEQKLINLYYRQSSIEDITKIENFSNFDYYLYSDKPYKGKMSPRENMKSIVDVAKDFIDNFDNEKESLFFYGDSGLGKTFLSNCIAKELLDRGKVVLYRTAPDLIEGLRLNKLNSDNDSYFEYTDLLRECDLLIIDDLGTEPITPFSLQEIFSIVNARLLANKKFIISTNLPLSEVMNIYPERLCSRILGNFKLLNFYGEDIRIKRKTIN from the coding sequence GTGAATAACTTGGTTCAAGAGGTTTTAAGGGAATATGAGATGCTGAGGGACAAGTCATTAAAAGAAGCCCTTATGAGGCGGCAAGAAGTGTACAAAAAAATTCCCCAGATATCAAATATAGATGAAGAGATAAAAGACATAGGCATAGAAATATCTAAATCCATATTTCTAAAGCCTCAAAAACATAAGGATCTTTTAGAAAACTTAAGAAGTAGGCTCAACACTTTAAAAAAGAAAAAAGCCGATTTATTAAGGTCAAATGGGTATCCTGAAACGTACATGGAACAAAAATTTGAATGTAATATCTGCAAAGATACAGGCTATGTCAATAACAAAAGATGCAAATGTTTTGAGCAAAAACTTATAAACTTATACTACAGGCAGTCCAGCATAGAAGATATTACAAAAATTGAAAATTTCAGTAATTTTGACTATTATCTATACTCTGATAAACCTTATAAAGGTAAGATGTCTCCGCGGGAAAACATGAAAAGTATAGTCGATGTTGCAAAAGATTTTATAGATAATTTTGATAATGAGAAGGAAAGTTTGTTTTTTTATGGTGACTCAGGACTTGGTAAGACGTTTCTCTCAAACTGTATAGCAAAAGAACTACTGGACAGAGGCAAAGTAGTCTTATACAGAACAGCCCCTGATTTAATAGAAGGCTTAAGGCTTAATAAGTTAAATTCTGACAATGATTCATATTTTGAATACACAGATTTGTTGAGAGAATGTGACTTACTTATAATAGATGACCTGGGGACTGAACCTATAACTCCTTTCAGCCTCCAGGAGATCTTCAGCATTGTAAATGCAAGGCTTTTAGCAAATAAAAAATTCATAATATCAACTAATCTACCGCTTTCTGAAGTTATGAATATATATCCTGAAAGATTGTGCTCAAGGATACTTGGCAATTTCAAACTTTTAAATTTTTACGGTGAAGACATAAGGATTAAAAGAAAAACTATAAATTAA
- a CDS encoding DnaD domain protein, producing MSRCSFSNDFDDMGSTPVSNFFINHYMLEAPGEYVKVYLLGLKYSYYNQSFSIEEMAEKLFMSEIDIDKALKFWEKSGVIRLRYSDNEYYIEYLPLVKKVDNKHTLCIDDTEVRQMFETVEKMIGRPLSPTEMNTYLGWVDEYGFSLEILTMLISYCVSKNKTSLKYMEKVAIAWHDAGLKTALDVEAYLKAESEKWIRYKKILRALGLKDDDVMEAHKAMMDRWMDDLGFDIDVILKACNECVLKINEPSFPYINQILINWYNDGIRTINDFDKVKKKPYTKKTAPNYKVPKNYFNGYSQRTYDVDELEKKLLAHSRGEFGE from the coding sequence ATGAGCAGATGTAGTTTTTCTAATGATTTTGATGATATGGGAAGCACCCCCGTTAGCAATTTCTTCATAAATCATTACATGTTGGAAGCACCAGGCGAGTACGTAAAAGTATATCTTTTAGGACTTAAGTACTCATATTACAACCAAAGCTTCTCTATAGAAGAAATGGCCGAAAAACTTTTTATGTCAGAAATCGACATAGATAAAGCTCTGAAATTTTGGGAAAAGTCTGGTGTAATCAGGCTTAGATATTCTGACAATGAATATTACATAGAATATCTTCCACTGGTTAAGAAAGTCGATAATAAGCACACATTGTGTATTGATGATACAGAAGTCAGGCAGATGTTTGAGACGGTTGAAAAGATGATAGGTAGACCACTTTCTCCTACAGAGATGAACACTTATCTTGGCTGGGTTGACGAATACGGATTTTCTCTGGAAATACTTACTATGCTTATAAGTTACTGTGTCTCAAAAAATAAGACATCTCTAAAGTACATGGAAAAGGTAGCCATCGCATGGCATGATGCAGGCCTTAAAACCGCTCTTGATGTTGAAGCATATTTAAAAGCAGAAAGCGAAAAGTGGATAAGGTACAAAAAAATCTTGCGGGCACTGGGCCTTAAGGATGACGACGTAATGGAAGCACATAAAGCCATGATGGACAGATGGATGGATGATCTGGGTTTTGACATTGACGTGATATTAAAAGCATGCAATGAATGTGTCTTAAAGATAAATGAGCCAAGTTTTCCATACATCAATCAAATACTCATTAACTGGTACAATGACGGCATAAGAACCATAAATGATTTTGATAAAGTAAAGAAAAAGCCCTATACTAAAAAAACTGCTCCTAACTATAAGGTTCCCAAGAATTATTTTAATGGATACTCACAAAGAACTTACGATGTAGACGAACTTGAGAAAAAACTATTAGCTCATTCAAGAGGTGAATTTGGTGAATAA
- a CDS encoding LysM peptidoglycan-binding domain-containing M23 family metallopeptidase, with amino-acid sequence MDNEGKSNPFRCGTMKNNAIKRRCIFIFALVILFAVAFKCMDNDKSAYSYVCVENDYNTSYITNAKSEKENLITYLNTVNNKNLRIEKPTAITVDGLYVAALKSKKDALEALKIMLDKYKKGSISAYFKNDVRLIEIDTPTTNLKTIEEAVEDLEGKSRSVTYVVKDNDTLWSISREFNVTLNDIYNLNPGISERIYPGELLKIRESKPLLTVVAEKKSVYFEDIPYETVTQKDDKMFINDSKVLVRGKAGSKIVTAILKYYNGEIVDKNVINESVVCEPVNEVIAVGDKPLPVAYATGKFNYPIRGHITITSRYGQRWGRLHAGIDIAASIGDPIYAADGGTVIFSGWESGYGYLVKIDHGNGYVTYYGHASKLIVKKGDKVYKGQEIALVGMTGNTTGPHVHFEVRKNGVPVNPQKYLK; translated from the coding sequence ATGGATAACGAAGGTAAATCAAATCCTTTTAGATGCGGCACTATGAAAAACAACGCAATTAAAAGAAGATGCATATTTATTTTCGCTTTAGTAATTCTGTTTGCCGTAGCATTTAAATGTATGGACAATGACAAAAGTGCATATTCGTATGTCTGTGTAGAAAATGACTATAACACTTCATATATAACGAATGCAAAAAGCGAAAAAGAAAATTTGATTACTTATTTAAATACTGTAAATAATAAAAATTTGCGCATTGAAAAACCTACAGCAATTACAGTTGACGGCCTATATGTAGCAGCATTAAAGAGTAAGAAAGATGCTTTGGAAGCACTAAAAATCATGCTTGACAAATATAAAAAAGGATCCATCAGTGCTTACTTTAAAAACGATGTTAGATTAATAGAAATTGATACACCAACAACAAATCTGAAAACAATTGAAGAAGCGGTAGAAGATCTTGAGGGAAAAAGTCGATCTGTGACGTATGTGGTAAAAGATAATGATACGCTGTGGTCGATTTCGAGGGAATTTAATGTAACATTAAATGATATATACAATCTAAATCCGGGTATCAGTGAAAGAATATATCCAGGGGAATTGCTTAAAATAAGAGAATCTAAGCCTCTTTTAACTGTTGTAGCAGAGAAAAAATCAGTATATTTCGAAGATATTCCATATGAAACCGTTACGCAAAAAGATGATAAAATGTTTATAAATGATTCAAAAGTACTAGTTAGAGGCAAAGCTGGTTCTAAAATAGTTACTGCTATTTTGAAGTATTACAATGGCGAAATTGTCGATAAAAATGTAATAAATGAAAGTGTGGTATGTGAGCCAGTTAATGAAGTTATTGCCGTAGGAGATAAACCGCTTCCAGTGGCATATGCGACAGGTAAATTTAACTACCCGATTAGAGGTCACATAACAATAACATCAAGATATGGGCAAAGATGGGGAAGACTTCATGCAGGTATAGATATAGCTGCATCGATTGGAGACCCTATTTATGCTGCAGATGGAGGGACAGTAATATTTTCAGGTTGGGAAAGTGGATATGGATATCTCGTAAAAATTGATCACGGAAATGGATATGTGACTTACTATGGACATGCCAGCAAGCTGATTGTGAAGAAAGGAGATAAAGTTTATAAAGGACAGGAAATCGCCTTGGTAGGAATGACAGGAAATACGACAGGACCACATGTCCACTTTGAGGTGAGGAAAAATGGTGTACCTGTAAATCCTCAAAAATACTTAAAATAA
- a CDS encoding peptidase MA family metallohydrolase encodes MRKNKNLAAIIFIVFVLAVLLNGNILTKAYPVYKVIGKDKIENSIKDFKTRESKHFIIRYTEPDSKYVDLIINTAEKHYYDITKDLGYTPNSKSTIIVYNNPDEMNKDFSLAKGENAMGIYLNGVISIESPSLWISPGQDVVKVFQYEGPVVHEFTHLVVDDIANGNYPIWFTEGIALLEEYRQDGYEWGKDLSYNGAPYTYEQLKNDFNSLDEMLAYKRAFQVTKAISDKYGMETIREMLRDLGSGMGIESSFYKETASRLDVFVNNAKE; translated from the coding sequence ATGAGAAAAAATAAAAATTTGGCAGCTATTATATTTATTGTTTTTGTGCTTGCTGTTTTACTGAATGGCAATATCTTGACAAAAGCATATCCGGTGTATAAAGTAATTGGAAAAGATAAAATTGAAAATAGTATTAAGGATTTTAAGACAAGGGAAAGCAAACATTTTATTATAAGGTACACAGAACCAGATAGCAAATACGTTGACCTTATTATTAATACGGCTGAAAAACATTATTATGATATTACAAAAGATTTGGGATATACTCCAAATAGCAAATCAACTATTATAGTTTATAACAATCCTGATGAGATGAACAAAGATTTTTCTCTTGCAAAAGGGGAAAATGCTATGGGCATATACTTAAATGGCGTAATTAGCATAGAATCGCCATCGCTTTGGATATCTCCTGGGCAGGATGTGGTAAAAGTATTTCAATATGAAGGACCTGTTGTCCACGAGTTTACGCATCTTGTTGTGGATGATATTGCAAATGGAAATTATCCAATATGGTTTACAGAAGGTATTGCTCTTTTAGAAGAGTACAGACAAGATGGCTACGAATGGGGAAAGGATTTAAGCTATAATGGTGCACCGTACACTTATGAACAATTGAAGAACGATTTTAATTCGCTTGACGAAATGCTTGCTTATAAAAGGGCTTTTCAAGTGACAAAGGCTATAAGCGATAAATATGGAATGGAAACAATACGAGAAATGCTTAGAGATTTAGGAAGTGGAATGGGTATAGAATCAAGCTTTTATAAAGAGACAGCCTCAAGACTCGATGTCTTTGTCAACAACGCTAAGGAGTGA
- a CDS encoding response regulator encodes MSSRILIIDDEKPIVEILKYNLEKNGYSTIEAYDGEEGLKLAQEKNPDLILLDVMLPKMDGFTVLRILRQTMTTPILMLTAKEEEVDKVLGLELGADDYVTKPFSMRELIARVKANLRRSGVINGEGMSNIISVSNLSIDLSKYKVEKNGKPIELTSREFDLLKFLVANRGLIFSREMLLEKVWGYEYFGDVRTVDVTIRRLREKIEDDPANPRYIHTKRGVGYYFSEESEL; translated from the coding sequence TTGAGTAGCAGGATACTAATAATTGACGATGAAAAACCTATTGTAGAGATTTTGAAATACAATTTAGAAAAAAATGGCTATAGTACAATTGAAGCGTATGACGGGGAGGAAGGTCTTAAATTAGCGCAGGAGAAAAATCCTGACCTTATCCTCCTTGATGTCATGCTTCCAAAGATGGATGGTTTTACTGTTTTGAGGATATTAAGGCAGACAATGACGACGCCTATTTTAATGCTGACGGCCAAAGAAGAAGAAGTAGATAAAGTGTTGGGATTAGAATTAGGCGCCGATGACTATGTGACGAAGCCATTTTCCATGAGGGAACTTATTGCACGGGTGAAGGCTAACCTGAGACGAAGTGGGGTAATCAATGGAGAGGGCATGTCTAATATCATAAGTGTCAGTAATTTAAGCATAGATTTATCAAAGTATAAAGTTGAAAAAAATGGAAAACCTATAGAGTTGACATCAAGGGAATTTGACCTTTTAAAATTCCTAGTGGCCAACCGAGGGCTCATTTTTTCAAGAGAAATGCTTTTGGAAAAGGTGTGGGGCTATGAATATTTTGGCGATGTGAGGACGGTTGATGTAACTATAAGGCGTCTTAGGGAAAAAATTGAGGATGATCCAGCAAACCCAAGGTATATACATACCAAAAGAGGGGTTGGTTATTATTTTAGCGAAGAAAGTGAACTATAA